In Bradyrhizobium erythrophlei, a single genomic region encodes these proteins:
- a CDS encoding glycoside hydrolase domain-containing protein: protein MTVIDTNSNCSDKVEVLRAKGVTAVGRYYRVVHPEWALTKTEAQKLSSAGIKLFTVYEDTGHNLTLTAAQGKSDGQNALDQAMAIGQPTGTPIYFALEGLPNGYVESDLAAIRKYFNGVQQAIGSKYALGVYSNGLVCETLLDEGICSYTWLSASKAFAGTRDFYRSGRWNLSQMTPLDQDWDKLSVDINEVKTDFGAFAVTGAVAAAGVLAPTVADMAAAAASSGNFYNDVIMADPRFNSPKRIADPELLEPTTRDLVQAVIADAATNGLKLMIFETYRSQARQVALFNQGATKLKQVGVHHFGLACDIVKDINGQPSWKGDFSMLGALAKHHKLIWGGDWGTPGSVHTFVDTDHVQRVTLGRQARLFDGDWYPDANYDPYADLN, encoded by the coding sequence ATGACGGTCATCGATACGAACAGTAATTGCAGCGACAAGGTCGAGGTTTTGAGGGCCAAAGGTGTCACGGCCGTCGGGCGATATTACCGGGTCGTCCACCCTGAATGGGCTCTTACAAAAACCGAGGCTCAAAAGCTCAGTAGTGCAGGAATAAAACTGTTCACAGTGTACGAAGATACGGGTCACAATCTGACTCTGACTGCGGCGCAAGGAAAGTCCGACGGACAAAATGCGCTAGATCAAGCAATGGCAATCGGCCAGCCAACAGGGACGCCCATCTATTTTGCCCTCGAGGGTCTCCCCAACGGTTACGTGGAATCCGATCTGGCAGCCATCAGAAAGTACTTCAACGGTGTACAGCAGGCGATCGGATCGAAATACGCTCTTGGCGTTTACAGCAACGGCCTAGTTTGCGAAACGCTGCTTGACGAGGGCATTTGCTCGTATACCTGGCTTTCCGCCTCCAAAGCCTTTGCGGGCACGCGGGATTTCTACCGAAGCGGTCGCTGGAACCTTTCGCAGATGACACCGCTCGATCAAGACTGGGACAAGCTGAGTGTCGACATCAACGAAGTTAAGACGGATTTCGGAGCGTTTGCCGTAACGGGCGCAGTTGCTGCAGCCGGTGTTTTGGCTCCAACCGTCGCAGATATGGCAGCGGCGGCGGCCTCTTCGGGCAACTTTTATAATGACGTCATTATGGCGGATCCACGCTTCAACAGTCCGAAACGCATAGCCGACCCGGAGCTTCTCGAGCCAACGACTAGGGACCTGGTGCAAGCCGTCATAGCGGATGCCGCAACAAATGGTCTCAAGCTGATGATCTTCGAGACTTACCGCAGCCAAGCCCGCCAAGTTGCACTTTTCAATCAAGGCGCCACCAAGCTAAAACAGGTCGGCGTCCATCACTTCGGCCTGGCGTGCGACATCGTAAAGGACATCAATGGTCAACCTTCCTGGAAGGGCGATTTCTCGATGCTCGGAGCTCTCGCAAAGCACCATAAGCTGATTTGGGGAGGTGACTGGGGCACGCCCGGTAGCGTCCATACGTTTGTCGATACTGATCACGTGCAGCGAGTAACGCTCGGCCGCCAGGCGCGTCTTTTTGACGGCGATTGGTACCCCGACGCAAATTACGATCCCTATGCGGATCTAAACTAG
- a CDS encoding cytochrome P450 → MDTNVPKPLMQCGSRDRYAQFTRWLGHYIQSRRLAFHMRLYRISCFFLCHLGYLKFGFGLLRRIRPVFIFKKVLVVTRASEVREVLQRFDDFTLGDFIEPGMPWGTFLMTVDWRQQHAQERQLLQSVVDPTDIDKIRAIVDNRCRQQLSAANGRIDVVSQLIEPVVVDIANEYFGVPRLGGCAQKMAHAMRDLAGIIMVNPPVGSEPWSRSRESMANVTELLLKEISQKQKPSNPVAPPPNSPAGDLLTRLVQRLRDPGRPNWFDEDWIRRYLTGLLATGGATIVRAGAGAIDQILAHPDDLEKARSVALELDQAVSSGAQNVDALRCTLRHYVYEALRFRPMLPLLIRDTPRETVIAYGTKDARIVRPGTRVLAPPLAAMFDPEVFLDPERFDVSRPFERYLHFGFGPRHCFGQYIAETALLEIFRSLLVFPNLSRAAGTKGDLAFDGPVAAGLVVTF, encoded by the coding sequence ATGGACACAAACGTTCCAAAACCGTTGATGCAATGCGGGTCGCGAGATCGCTACGCGCAATTCACCCGTTGGCTCGGGCATTACATCCAGTCCCGACGTCTCGCCTTTCATATGCGTCTCTATCGGATCTCGTGTTTCTTTCTCTGTCATCTTGGTTACCTGAAATTCGGCTTCGGTCTCCTGCGTCGTATCCGGCCGGTTTTCATCTTCAAGAAGGTCCTTGTCGTCACTAGGGCAAGCGAAGTGCGCGAGGTTCTTCAACGCTTCGACGACTTCACGCTCGGCGACTTCATCGAACCGGGGATGCCATGGGGAACGTTCCTCATGACGGTCGACTGGCGCCAGCAGCACGCACAGGAGCGCCAGCTGCTCCAGAGCGTGGTTGATCCGACCGACATCGACAAGATCAGGGCAATCGTCGACAACCGCTGCCGCCAGCAGCTCAGCGCCGCGAATGGACGCATCGACGTGGTCTCCCAACTGATCGAGCCCGTCGTCGTCGACATTGCCAATGAATATTTTGGCGTTCCTCGGCTCGGCGGATGCGCACAGAAAATGGCGCACGCCATGCGCGACCTCGCCGGCATCATCATGGTCAATCCGCCCGTTGGTTCGGAGCCATGGTCCCGCTCGCGCGAGAGCATGGCGAACGTCACCGAGCTTTTGCTGAAGGAAATCTCACAGAAGCAGAAGCCGTCGAATCCCGTCGCTCCCCCACCGAATTCACCTGCCGGAGACCTACTAACGAGGCTGGTCCAGCGGCTCCGCGATCCTGGCCGGCCGAACTGGTTCGATGAGGACTGGATACGCCGCTATCTCACCGGCCTTCTTGCGACAGGAGGAGCGACGATCGTGCGGGCAGGCGCCGGAGCCATCGACCAGATCCTCGCGCATCCGGACGATCTAGAGAAGGCGAGATCGGTAGCGCTTGAGCTCGATCAGGCAGTAAGCAGCGGTGCACAAAACGTGGACGCGCTTCGTTGCACACTGCGTCATTACGTCTACGAGGCGTTGCGCTTCCGGCCGATGTTGCCGCTTTTGATCCGTGATACACCGCGCGAGACGGTGATCGCGTATGGCACAAAGGATGCGCGGATCGTCCGGCCGGGAACGAGGGTACTTGCGCCGCCACTGGCAGCCATGTTCGATCCCGAGGTGTTCCTCGACCCAGAACGCTTTGACGTATCGCGACCGTTCGAACGCTACCTCCATTTCGGATTCGGGCCGCGGCACTGTTTTGGACAATACATCGCCGAAACCGCACTGCTCGAGATTTTCAGGTCGTTGCTTGTCTTTCCCAATCTTTCCCGGGCCGCCGGCACGAAGGGAGATCTCGCATTTGACGGACCGGTGGCGGCCGGCCTCGTCGTTACGTTTTAG
- a CDS encoding Dyp-type peroxidase, with product MEKIEWEDVQRIVLSGFKHLPYSAYVLCRFRPEERAQKKKWLADLAKRLTPVLPDPERKTHCAINLALTASGLQHLGIGEPALNSFSMEFLEGMAPPHAPGAPIPRRTNILGDLEASSPEFWDWGGWDEKANHVDVLLLLFVADETSLDQLIESEMDAIHGVADGDPIVLKGHLFPDTKEHFGYVDGLSQPKIEGRPKKKNKAPEKGTSGIRPGSEVKPGEFLLGYLNERRARITTRHGRDIRRNGTYLVFRQLEQDVPAFNAFLSDVAKNLGETEDWVAARLLGRWRDGVPLVPERAVANVGCSKNDFLYYYEDRAGLTCPIGAHIRRANPRDSLIPDPVTALHLSKMHRIIRRGRPYGQRWKPNDQERLGEKAERGMLFIALNADIAGQFELIQHSWLNNPRFNGLYAGTDLISHFSGGESITIQSRPANLHIPRPAPFVRVRGGAYFFLPGIRALHDIAAS from the coding sequence ATGGAAAAGATCGAATGGGAGGATGTTCAGCGCATCGTCCTTAGCGGATTCAAGCATCTGCCCTATTCGGCCTATGTGCTATGCCGCTTCCGCCCGGAAGAACGCGCGCAAAAGAAGAAATGGCTTGCGGACCTCGCGAAAAGACTGACACCGGTTCTCCCGGACCCAGAACGCAAGACGCACTGCGCCATCAATCTGGCATTGACGGCCTCCGGCCTGCAACATCTCGGGATCGGTGAACCTGCACTCAATTCCTTCTCGATGGAGTTTCTCGAAGGAATGGCCCCTCCTCATGCTCCGGGCGCTCCAATCCCACGGCGAACAAATATCCTCGGAGACCTCGAAGCTAGCTCGCCTGAGTTCTGGGATTGGGGCGGCTGGGATGAGAAAGCGAACCACGTAGACGTCCTCCTGCTGTTGTTCGTGGCTGACGAGACATCGCTTGACCAGTTGATCGAGAGTGAAATGGACGCCATACATGGCGTTGCTGATGGCGACCCCATCGTTCTCAAGGGGCACCTCTTTCCGGATACGAAAGAGCATTTCGGCTATGTCGACGGCCTGTCACAGCCAAAAATCGAAGGACGCCCCAAAAAGAAGAACAAGGCGCCCGAGAAAGGAACGTCCGGGATAAGGCCGGGCTCCGAGGTCAAGCCGGGCGAGTTCCTGCTTGGATATTTGAACGAGCGTCGGGCTCGCATCACCACCCGCCACGGCCGGGATATCAGGCGAAACGGCACCTACCTTGTGTTTCGACAACTCGAGCAGGATGTGCCGGCGTTCAACGCGTTTCTATCGGATGTGGCTAAAAACCTCGGCGAGACCGAAGACTGGGTTGCCGCACGTCTGCTCGGCCGATGGAGAGACGGCGTTCCGCTCGTTCCGGAGAGAGCTGTTGCTAATGTGGGATGTTCCAAGAACGACTTCCTCTACTATTACGAAGACCGTGCCGGTTTGACGTGCCCGATTGGCGCGCACATCCGGCGTGCGAATCCGCGTGATTCCCTCATACCGGATCCGGTGACGGCGCTGCATCTTTCAAAGATGCACCGGATCATCCGGCGCGGCCGGCCCTATGGCCAGAGATGGAAGCCCAATGATCAGGAACGCCTGGGCGAAAAAGCTGAGAGAGGCATGCTGTTCATTGCCTTGAATGCTGACATCGCCGGGCAGTTCGAACTGATTCAGCATTCGTGGCTCAACAACCCCCGCTTCAACGGTCTCTACGCCGGGACAGATCTGATTAGCCACTTTTCGGGGGGCGAAAGCATCACGATACAAAGCCGGCCGGCGAATCTTCACATTCCTCGTCCGGCACCGTTTGTTAGGGTGCGCGGCGGGGCCTACTTTTTCCTTCCGGGAATTCGAGCGCTGCACGATATCGCCGCCTCCTAA
- a CDS encoding ATP-binding protein, translating to MSGERKHVTVLFADVRGSTALIDKLDPEEALEVLGPVLQVLMDATHKHHGFVNQARGDGIMALFGAPIATEDHAVQACRAAIAMRAGIDELNRRRSSDISLRIGMNSGDVVIHSIGSNLVMNYDAVGKTVHLAARMEEFAASDAIMMTAAAHKLAEGFIVAQSRGAVALKGVEEPVEVFELDELRSTTRWQARSSRGLSRLVGRQPELDTLRGALQRAASGNGQALTVVGAAGLGKSRLIHDFVGELPSEWMVLEAACVPQQTLSSYYPISGLIRNMFGIGIDDAPALVAKRVREQIVSLEPTLSEYLPAISSVLDISVEDQDQEWKKLEPSEKRRAIIEAIISLILFQERRTPMVIIVEDVHWIDAETKIILHNFLSRLRGMRILMIMTQRSEDGLADPGLLRLELSALDGMASQEMLDRLMGRDVTLQSIRQRIVAKAQGNPLFLEELVQSLAEAGSFRGEPGYYGLSKPAERMEIPQTIHTVLAARIDRLDGVPKALLQTSAVIGADVSIALLSGILEVAPGKIARDLKTLEKADLLRKVKRVGSEYSFKHDLIREVAYGTMLLGTRRSLHAKAVATIESRFADRLAEHIDRLADHAFMAELWEKAAPYQLRSCRRAVKRGANQDAIGIYQRGLETLSHWPASAAKTKAEIDLRLVAVIALEPLGKHRLIADVLREARSLADTSRDPLRNAAVNCQLAVALWRIGEHESAMEAAIAASRIAQQIADPALTFASLHNIGIVLHETGAYKESIVIHEKCFAFETPELDIKRAGWAAYPSVVLRTFLADSLIEIGEIERAELMAVEASQRAEAAGHFYSRANISHVLARLRLAQGRHAEALSLARDCWQTCLDLGIVQMYPILAARMGEAYLAEGDIQAAAEILSKPERLDVPLAENAFGWGWLFVTQGRAFLAANDRMQARTAGMRALTLAEERGEPPQQAYALKLLGDTSLAEGDVSEARVYFGRALELATTCGMRPLMDQCTKALVI from the coding sequence ATGTCCGGTGAGCGCAAGCATGTCACGGTTTTGTTTGCCGACGTTCGCGGGTCGACAGCTCTAATCGACAAACTTGATCCAGAAGAGGCGCTCGAAGTCCTTGGGCCGGTGCTTCAGGTTCTCATGGACGCGACTCATAAGCATCATGGTTTCGTGAACCAAGCCCGTGGCGACGGCATCATGGCTCTTTTCGGAGCTCCCATAGCCACCGAGGATCACGCCGTGCAGGCTTGCCGCGCCGCGATTGCTATGCGGGCTGGTATCGACGAACTCAATCGCAGGAGGTCTAGCGACATCTCCTTGCGCATCGGAATGAATTCCGGCGATGTGGTCATCCATTCGATCGGCAGCAATCTTGTGATGAACTACGATGCGGTTGGGAAAACCGTTCATCTGGCTGCTCGCATGGAAGAGTTCGCGGCCTCGGATGCGATCATGATGACGGCAGCGGCGCACAAGCTTGCTGAGGGTTTCATAGTGGCGCAGTCGCGAGGCGCAGTTGCTCTGAAAGGCGTGGAGGAGCCAGTAGAGGTTTTCGAATTGGATGAGCTGCGTTCGACCACTCGCTGGCAGGCTCGGTCGTCGCGGGGCCTCAGCAGACTTGTAGGTCGGCAGCCGGAGCTGGATACGCTCAGGGGTGCGCTCCAAAGAGCTGCAAGCGGAAATGGGCAAGCGCTGACGGTGGTTGGAGCTGCGGGATTAGGGAAGTCGCGACTAATTCACGACTTTGTCGGTGAGCTTCCGAGCGAGTGGATGGTCCTGGAAGCCGCATGCGTCCCTCAGCAGACCCTGTCTAGTTATTACCCAATCAGTGGTCTTATCCGCAATATGTTCGGAATCGGCATCGATGATGCGCCTGCTTTGGTAGCTAAGCGAGTGAGAGAGCAGATCGTTTCGCTGGAACCGACCTTGTCGGAGTATCTTCCGGCTATTTCTTCAGTTTTAGATATCAGCGTCGAAGATCAGGATCAGGAATGGAAAAAACTAGAACCTTCTGAAAAGCGTCGTGCGATCATTGAAGCGATTATTTCCCTGATCCTTTTTCAAGAACGGCGCACACCTATGGTGATCATAGTCGAGGACGTCCATTGGATAGACGCCGAGACAAAAATCATTCTTCACAATTTTCTGAGTCGTTTGCGTGGCATGCGGATCTTGATGATCATGACGCAACGGTCGGAAGACGGATTGGCAGATCCTGGCCTCCTTCGTCTTGAGCTGTCGGCGCTCGATGGCATGGCCTCACAAGAGATGCTCGACCGGCTCATGGGGCGAGATGTCACTCTTCAGTCGATAAGACAGCGTATTGTCGCAAAGGCCCAGGGAAATCCATTATTTCTTGAAGAGCTGGTTCAGTCTCTCGCGGAGGCAGGCAGCTTTAGGGGAGAGCCGGGGTATTACGGCTTAAGCAAACCTGCTGAGCGGATGGAGATCCCTCAAACTATTCACACTGTTTTGGCTGCGCGTATTGATCGATTGGATGGCGTGCCGAAGGCCCTGTTGCAAACCTCCGCTGTGATCGGCGCGGACGTCTCGATCGCGCTGCTCTCAGGAATCCTCGAGGTAGCTCCAGGCAAGATAGCCAGAGACCTCAAGACGCTGGAGAAGGCCGACCTGCTCCGGAAGGTGAAGCGTGTCGGATCCGAATATTCCTTCAAGCACGATCTAATCCGAGAAGTCGCCTACGGAACGATGCTATTGGGGACACGTCGGTCGCTTCATGCTAAGGCGGTTGCAACGATCGAATCCCGCTTTGCCGACCGTCTCGCTGAGCACATAGATCGGCTCGCCGATCACGCATTCATGGCGGAACTTTGGGAAAAGGCGGCCCCCTATCAACTGCGGAGCTGTCGACGCGCCGTAAAGCGAGGAGCCAACCAGGACGCGATCGGGATTTACCAACGGGGATTGGAAACCTTATCGCATTGGCCGGCTTCGGCGGCCAAGACAAAGGCTGAAATCGACCTCCGACTAGTAGCTGTAATTGCGCTGGAGCCGCTGGGCAAACATCGCTTGATCGCCGATGTGCTGCGCGAAGCGCGCAGCCTCGCCGATACCTCCAGGGATCCGTTGCGCAATGCTGCTGTGAACTGTCAGCTTGCGGTCGCCCTCTGGAGAATCGGAGAACATGAAAGTGCGATGGAGGCCGCCATCGCCGCGAGCAGAATTGCGCAGCAGATAGCGGACCCGGCCCTTACTTTTGCGTCGCTGCACAATATCGGGATAGTTCTCCACGAAACCGGAGCTTACAAGGAGTCGATTGTAATCCACGAAAAGTGCTTTGCCTTTGAAACCCCCGAACTTGATATCAAGCGCGCGGGATGGGCCGCCTATCCAAGCGTAGTGCTCCGCACCTTTCTGGCCGATTCCCTGATTGAAATCGGCGAGATTGAGCGAGCCGAACTCATGGCCGTTGAGGCGAGCCAACGCGCCGAAGCGGCGGGTCATTTTTATTCGCGTGCGAATATTTCACATGTCCTTGCTCGGTTAAGATTAGCGCAGGGCCGGCATGCCGAAGCGCTGTCGCTCGCGCGAGATTGCTGGCAAACCTGTCTAGATCTCGGGATCGTGCAAATGTATCCGATACTCGCGGCGCGGATGGGGGAGGCATATCTTGCGGAGGGCGATATCCAGGCCGCTGCCGAGATTCTTTCCAAGCCAGAGCGCTTGGACGTACCGCTTGCCGAAAATGCGTTCGGTTGGGGATGGCTATTTGTCACGCAGGGGCGGGCATTTTTGGCTGCGAACGATCGCATGCAAGCCCGCACTGCGGGAATGCGCGCCTTGACGCTTGCGGAAGAGCGCGGTGAACCGCCACAACAGGCTTACGCGCTGAAACTCCTGGGCGATACCTCGTTGGCGGAAGGCGACGTGTCCGAAGCTCGGGTTTATTTCGGGCGTGCTCTCGAGCTTGCAACAACATGCGGGATGCGTCCATTGATGGACCAATGCACCAAAGCCTTGGTCATTTGA
- a CDS encoding caspase family protein, translating into MNVGQLYITRQLVGVTYCIISMALLAIGARATLDIHTSDAPRVVFAEESAGATQLALIIGNGHYPDAAEPLHQPINDASGLADAMSRHGFDVDMVEDATKADMANAIERLKSRIKPGSVVMLFFGGYGVQSGRESYMIPIDAMIWKESDVRHEGISIEAVLDVMKERGARAKLVVLDASRRNPYERRFRSYSHGLAPINAPINALILSSNTPGKVGDDSTNEHSVLVTELLNELDREVSAEGVFNKTRTAVSRVSNGEQIPSVSSSLVEDLGFSPSDSSITSSLPPAASRTSASLP; encoded by the coding sequence ATGAATGTGGGGCAACTCTACATCACTCGTCAATTGGTCGGCGTGACGTATTGCATTATCAGTATGGCACTGCTGGCGATCGGTGCGCGCGCTACCTTGGATATTCACACATCGGATGCGCCAAGGGTTGTGTTTGCCGAGGAGAGCGCCGGCGCCACCCAGCTCGCACTCATAATCGGCAATGGGCATTACCCAGATGCCGCCGAACCACTGCACCAACCCATCAACGACGCAAGCGGTCTAGCGGATGCAATGAGCCGGCACGGGTTCGATGTCGATATGGTCGAGGACGCTACCAAGGCAGATATGGCTAACGCGATCGAACGGCTAAAATCCCGGATCAAGCCCGGCTCGGTCGTAATGCTGTTTTTCGGCGGCTACGGTGTGCAGTCCGGCCGCGAGAGCTACATGATCCCAATCGACGCAATGATCTGGAAGGAAAGCGACGTCCGACATGAGGGAATCTCGATCGAAGCCGTGCTCGACGTAATGAAGGAGCGGGGTGCTCGCGCCAAACTGGTTGTGCTCGACGCCTCAAGACGCAATCCCTACGAGCGACGTTTCCGCTCTTACTCCCACGGGCTTGCACCAATCAATGCGCCAATTAACGCACTCATTCTCTCGTCTAATACGCCCGGCAAGGTCGGCGATGACTCGACAAACGAGCACAGCGTGCTTGTTACTGAGCTGCTTAACGAGCTTGATAGGGAGGTGAGCGCTGAAGGGGTCTTCAACAAGACCCGCACTGCTGTTTCTCGCGTCTCTAATGGCGAGCAGATTCCCTCGGTATCTTCCTCGCTTGTGGAAGACCTGGGCTTCAGTCCGAGCGATAGTTCAATAACTTCGTCGCTGCCGCCCGCTGCATCGCGGACGAGCGCAAGCCTACCCTGA